Below is a genomic region from Cryptosporangium minutisporangium.
GTCTCCGGAGACTTCGTCGCCGGGGACCCGGTGGATCTGGTTTCGCCCGCCGGGGTCTCGGTGGCGCGGGGGCTGGTGGCGTACGACGCGGCCGAGCTGCCGCCGTTGCTGGGCAAGTCGACGCACTCGGTCGGGCCGAAGTATCGCCGTGAAGTCGTACACCGGGATGATTTGGCGTTGCTCTGAGGCCGTAGGATTGTTGAACAATCTAGGTGAGGAGCGCACGATGACGACCGAGCAGGAGGTCCGCGCCGTCGCGGCCCGGTCCAAGGAGGCCGCCGCCGAGCTCGCGCCGCTCTCCCGGGCGGAGAAGGACGCCGCGCTGTTCGCGATGGCCGACGCGCTGGTCGCCGCCGCTCCCACGGTGCTCTCGGCGAACGAGCGGGACCTCGCCGCTGGACGGGAAGCCGGGCTGGCGCCCGGGATGCTGGACCGGCTGGCGCTCTCCGAGGAGCGCATCGAGGGCATGGCCCAGGGGTTGCGCGACGTCGCAGCGCTGCCGGACCCGGTGGGTGAGGTGATCCGCGGGTACACGCTCCCGAACGGCCTGGAGGTCCGGCAGATCCGGGTGCCGCTCGGCGTCGTCGGCATCATCTACGAGGCCCGCCCGAACGTCACGGTGGACGCCGCGGGGCTGTGCCTGAAGAGCGGCAACGCGGCGCTGCTGCGGGGGTCGGCCTCGGCGTACCACTCGAACACGGCGCTGGTCGGAGTGCTCTCGGAGGCCGCAGCGAAGGCCGGCCTGCCGGCGGACGCCGTTCAATTGGTGCCGGGCGTCGATCGGGAGTCGGTGACGCACCTGATGCGGGCGCGCGGACTGGTCGACGTGATCATTCCGCGCGGGGGCGCCGGGCTGATCAAGAACGTCGTGGAGAACTCGATCGTGCCGGTGATCGAGACCGGGGTCGGCAACTGCCACGTCTACGTCGACGCGGCGGCCGACCTGGAGATGGCCACGTCGATCACTCTGAACTCCAAGGTCCAGCGGCCGAGCGTCTGCAACGCGGCCGAGACGCTGTTGGTGCACTCCGCTGTGGCATCGACGTTCCTGCCTTCGGTGGCGGCCGCCCTGCACGCCGAGGGCGTGACGCTGCACGCGGACGCTACGGTCCTGGAGTTGCTGGGCGCCGGTCCTTTGACCGTGCCCGCGACCGATTCCGACTGGGAGACCGAGTACAACTCGCTCGACCTGGCTGTACGGGTGGTCGACTCGGTGGACGACGCGGTCGCGCACATCCGCCGGTGGGGGAGTGGGCACACCGAGGCGATCGTCTCGTCCGACACCCGGGCGGTCCGGCGGTTCAGTTCGCGGCTGGACAGCGCGGCGGTGATGGTGAACGCGTCGACCCGGTTCACCGACGGCGGGGAGTTCGGGTTCGGTGCCGAGATCGGGATCTCGACGCAGAAGCTGCACGCGCGGGGGCCGATGGGGCTGCCGGAGATGACCAGCACCACGTACCTGGTGACCGGCGACGGTCACGTGCGCTGACGCGTTCCGGATGTCCGACGCGCGTCCGGGCCGCGCGCCCCGGAGGGCTCGCGGCCCGGGCTCGCGGACCGCGTCTTGCGGGTTCGCCGCGCCCGCGCAGTGTGCTCGCCGCGCGCGCCGCGCAGCGGGCTCGCTGCGCGCCCGCGCAGCGGGTTCGCCGCGTTCGCCGCGCAGCGGGTTCGCCGCGTAGCGGGTTCGCTGCGCAGCGCGTTCGCCGCGCAGCGGGTTCGCCACGCAGCGGGTTCGCTGCGCAGCGGGTTCGCTGCGCTGATTTGCGCCAAATCGGCTTCCACGGGCTCCGTGGAGGCCGGTTTGGCGTGAATCCGTGTCGCGGCGGTTCAATGACGTGAGGAGACTCGCAGAAAGCGCGGCTCTTCGGGCTCGTCACGGCCGGGATGCGAAGATTTTGGGATGAGTGAACGGCGTGCGCCGGCCCGGCGGATCGGAGTGATGGGCGGCACGTTCGACCCCGTCCACCACGGTCACCTGGTCGCGGCTAGCGAAGTCGGAACCCTTTTCGGGCTGGACGAGGTGGTGTTCGTCCCGACCGGCAACCCCTGGCAGAAGGACGACTCCTCGGTCAGCGCCGCCGAGGACCGGTACCTGATGACCGTCATCGCGACGGCGTCGAACCCGCGGTTCTCGGTCAGTCGCGTCGACGTCGACCGCCCGGGCCCGACGTACACGATCGATACGCTCCGTGACCTCCGACGGCTCTGGGGCCCCGAGGTGGAGCTGTTTTTCATCACCGGCGCGGATGCCCTGTCGGCGATCCTTTCCTGGAAAGACGTCGACGAGCTGTTCGACCTGGCGCACTTCATCGGGGTGACCCGGCCGGGCTACACGCTGACCGACGCGCATCTGCCGCAGGACGCGGTCACGCTGGTCGACGTCCCGGCGATGGCGATCTCGTCGAGCGGCTGCCGCGACCGGGTGCGGTCCGGTCTGCCGGTCTGGTACCTCGTTCCGGATGGCGTCGTCCAATACATTGAGAAACGACGCCTGTACCGAACGTGACGCACTGATTCCGCGGTCCACTCGCGACCGACCGAATGTTTCGCCAGCCCTGATCAGCGGGTACTGAGAGGTCGAGCGAGTCATCGGACTCCGGAAGGACGTACCGGAAATGGCCTACCGCGGCGGCTACCGCTCGTCGGCCAGCCGGGCGGTGACGGGGATCACCGCGGCGCTGGTCGTGGTCATCGTCCTGGGAATCGTCTTCGTACTGCTCAACGCCGACCAGGCGAACATGGTCGTGAACTTCGTGCTGGCCGTCGGTAGGTGGCTGACCAGGCCGTTCGCGAACCTGTTCCAGATGGAGACCGTCGACCAGGCGGTCCTCGTCAACTGGGGCATGGCGGCGGTCGCTTATTTCTTCATCGGATCGGCGCTGGCGCGGCTCACCCGCGGCTGAGCACAGTTCCGGTATTTGCCGGGCGCCCCTTTGCGCTCCGGGCCACAACGTTTCTCGCGCCGCACCGTTCTGGGAGCCGAAGTTTCAATTCCGTTACCGGGATCGCCACGTTTCTGCCAGCACCGGCCGTTTCGCTGGCAACGAGTCCGTTTTCGTCGGTTCCCTTCGACATTTGCCCGACGGCCAGTGCATACGTGATGACCGGCACCGGCGATCGTCGTCGAGACGTGAGACCCTAGTAGTTCGGAATTGTCAGTTACAGGAAGGGGCCGCCGTGGCCGTCTCTGCCCGCGCGAACGAGTTGGCGCTCGCCGCCGCCCAAGCCGCCTCCGACAAGCTCGCCACCGACATCGTCGTTCTCGACGTCAGCGAGCAACTCGTCATCACCGACGCATTCGTCATCGCGTCGGCCCCGAACGAGCGTCAAGTGTCGGCGATCGTCGACTCGGTGGAGGAGCGGCTGCTCGGACTGGGAGCCAAGCCGGTGCGCCGGGAGGGCGAGCGTGAGGGGCGCTGGGTCCTGCTCGACTTCATCGACATCGTGGTGCACGTGCAGCACGCCGAGGAGCGTTCGTTCTACGCCCTGGAGCGGCTCTGGAAGGACTGTCCGGTGATCCCTTTCGTGGACGCCGCGCTGGCAGCGGGCAGCGACACCGGTTCCCCGCAGTGACGGCGCGTCGCGTCCTGATTTGGCGGCACGGACGAACCGAGTGGAACGCGGCCGGGCGGATCCAGGGTCAGACCGACGTCCCGCTCGACGAGACCGGTGTGCAGCAGGCGATCCAGGCGGCACCGCT
It encodes:
- a CDS encoding glutamate-5-semialdehyde dehydrogenase, which gives rise to MTTEQEVRAVAARSKEAAAELAPLSRAEKDAALFAMADALVAAAPTVLSANERDLAAGREAGLAPGMLDRLALSEERIEGMAQGLRDVAALPDPVGEVIRGYTLPNGLEVRQIRVPLGVVGIIYEARPNVTVDAAGLCLKSGNAALLRGSASAYHSNTALVGVLSEAAAKAGLPADAVQLVPGVDRESVTHLMRARGLVDVIIPRGGAGLIKNVVENSIVPVIETGVGNCHVYVDAAADLEMATSITLNSKVQRPSVCNAAETLLVHSAVASTFLPSVAAALHAEGVTLHADATVLELLGAGPLTVPATDSDWETEYNSLDLAVRVVDSVDDAVAHIRRWGSGHTEAIVSSDTRAVRRFSSRLDSAAVMVNASTRFTDGGEFGFGAEIGISTQKLHARGPMGLPEMTSTTYLVTGDGHVR
- the nadD gene encoding nicotinate-nucleotide adenylyltransferase, producing MSERRAPARRIGVMGGTFDPVHHGHLVAASEVGTLFGLDEVVFVPTGNPWQKDDSSVSAAEDRYLMTVIATASNPRFSVSRVDVDRPGPTYTIDTLRDLRRLWGPEVELFFITGADALSAILSWKDVDELFDLAHFIGVTRPGYTLTDAHLPQDAVTLVDVPAMAISSSGCRDRVRSGLPVWYLVPDGVVQYIEKRRLYRT
- the rsfS gene encoding ribosome silencing factor; this encodes MAVSARANELALAAAQAASDKLATDIVVLDVSEQLVITDAFVIASAPNERQVSAIVDSVEERLLGLGAKPVRREGEREGRWVLLDFIDIVVHVQHAEERSFYALERLWKDCPVIPFVDAALAAGSDTGSPQ